One window from the genome of Myripristis murdjan chromosome 6, fMyrMur1.1, whole genome shotgun sequence encodes:
- the LOC115360113 gene encoding protein FAM169B-like, translating to MYPIDLLPAVDYSDLTSASQQHFAALESRDHGNEWFQSSHHSKVAVTRNNVSRLQLFEDDQPNCTVLALQLTDDHTQVVALYLQGKWWCVDDILRTASKTRTGLLLVQSVMERLILFLLSQVAERLPQEEALFSPHPSTELGKLLWRDGEAVGFYTVKQKGSLCGAWTSQCYLLPVLDTVLVRSRWRRRGLALQMLHDFCSWFPNEEVLGVSSPLSPSMVAVCKRFLQQHEEHRERLYEVEAPGGWTQRRNIWLSIQLGRYSHSEHDTLS from the exons ATGTATCCCATAGACCTACTGCCAGCTGTGGATTACAGCGACCTGACCTCAGCATCCCAACAGCACTTTGCTGCTTTGGAGTCGAGAGATCATGGAAATGAATGGTTTCAGTCCTCACACCATTCAAAG GTGGCGGTGACAAGAAATAATGTGAGCCGGCTGCAGTTATTTGAAGATGATCAACCAAACTGTACTGTTCTGGCACTACAGCTCACTGACGATCACACACAAG TGGTGGCCTTGTACCTGCAGGGGAAGTGGTGGTGTGTGGACGATATCTTGCGGACAGCCAGCAAAACCAGGACTGGCCTTTTGTTG GTGCAGTCGGTCATGGAGAGGCTGATTCTGTTCCTGCTCAGCCAGGTCGCCGAGCGGCTTCCACAGGAGGAGGCGCTCTTCTCTCCTCACCCCTCTACAGAGCTCGGCAAACTGCTGTGGCGAGATGGAGAGGCGGTGGGCTTCTACACCGTCAAACAGAAag gcagTTTGTGCGGCGCCTGGACCAGCCAGTGCTACCTGCTGCCCGTCCTGGACACGGTGCTGGTGAGGAGCCGCTGGAGGAGGCGAGGCTTGGCTCTTCAGATGCTGCACGACTTCTGCTCCTGGTTTCCCAACGAGGAGGTGCTGGGAGTCAGCTCTCCGTTGTCACCCAGCATGGTGGCAG tgtgtaAGAGGTTCCTGCAGCAGCACGAGGAGCATCGCGAGCGCCTGTACGAGGTGGAGGCTCCCGGGGGCTGGACTCAGCGCCGAAACATCTGGCTCAGCATCCAGCTGGGCCGCTACTCACACAGTGAGCATGACACACTTTCCTAA
- the arpin gene encoding arpin, whose protein sequence is MSRIYHNESLQNKPVHSEQVEQVWAPSAYDSGPGVLLEGRLLDVSRHAITDVHNHKSRFYVLYIKPGRIHQRRFDASGKEVEPNFSDTRKVNTGYLMSSFKVEAKGETDRLSEEQLAQMVNKAELLKMTDRHRPSGAFAFWYPESEMDKTELEMGQDVRLKTRGNSPFIFSLAKVDGGTVTKCNFAGDEKAGASWTDKIMANKAAAASDPKAGAEGEGAEEDEWDD, encoded by the exons ATGAGCCGCATTTATCACAACGAGTCTCTGCAGAACAAGCCGGTGCACAGCGAGCAGGTGGAGCAGGTGTGGGCTCCGTCTGCCTACGACAG TGGCCCCGGGGTTCTTCTGGAAGGCCGGCTGCTGGATGTTTCCAGACATGCCATCACAGACGTCCACAACCACAAG AGCCGTTTCTACGTGCTGTACATCAAACCTGGGCGCATCCACCAGCGCAGATTTGATGCCAGCGGGAAGGAGGTCGAGCCAAACTTCAGCGACACCAGGAAGGTCAACACCGGCTACCTCATGTCCTCCTTCA AGGTGGAGGCTAAGGGGGAGACGGACCGTCTGTCCGAGGAGCAGCTGGCTCAGATGGTGAACAAAGCAGAGCTGCTGAAAATGACCGACAGGCACCGACCCAGTGGGGCCTTTGCCTTCTGGTACCCAGAGTCAGAGATGGACAAAACAGAGCTGGAGATGGGACAGGACGTGCGCCTGAAGACCAGAGGAAACAGCCCTTTCATCT TCTCCTTGGCTAAAGTGGACGGAGGCACGGTGACCAAGTGCAACTTTGCTGGAGATGAAAAAGCCGGGGCATCGTGGACGGATAAGATCATGGCGAACAAAGCAGCGGCAGCCAGCGATCCAAAAGCTGGAGCAGAAGGGGAGGGAGCCGAGGAAGACGAATGG gATGACTGA